The genomic window CTCTGATGAAAAAATTGCGGTAGTGGGTATCATCTATAAAACGGGCCGGCCGGACACATTTCTTTCAGAAGTATTCCTTCTTCGAGTTCCTCTACGGTTAGTGGTATCCTTTCATGTTAACATAACATATAGTGctcattctcttctttttttacaGTTAATGGAACACATCAAAGAAGTTGCAGACACCGAGGAAAAGGAGACAAATGTAGGAATCGTCGACCCAAGGCACGTAAAGATAGGGAGTAGGAAGTATTATAGGTACATGGGCTCTTTGACAACCCCACCTTGCACTCAAGGTGTTGTATGGACAATTACTAAGAAGGTAATTAATCTCCTTAAATCTGTTACCATACAAATTCTCGAAGCTTAACTTCTCATGAAATATAATTGTAGTTCTGAATAATTTATTGTGAGTTATAGGTCAGAACTGTTTCAAGAGAACAAGTGAGGTTGCTAAGGGAGGCTGTGCATGATGTAAGTTACCATGCTGCTTTATATAATAGCAGTAAAGAGCATATGATTAAGTAGGGCTTATATGCTTGCTACAAATATTAATGTTTACTATTTGAAGCTTTATACAGGTTGGATTTCAGTATTTCTATTTACAACAGTTATATCTGGGATTAACTGTAACTATAGTGAATGCCTTCTGTTGCCTTTAACTAGTTGGAGGGTGGGATAGAGTTTTCCAAAGTACTGCACTTACAACAAAATGCAAACATCTGCAAAGGGGCAACAGCAGTCATTTGACCTCTCATTTCTAGCAACCAAACATGCTATGATGATTCTTTGATACTTTCTTGCAAGAGGTTTCTAGATAAGGGGTTGCTCTACCTAATCATGAAAACAAATTAGAATATGTGGATAAACATCATGAAAACCAGAACACTAATTTTGCAacgaatatcattataaatgggtTACATAAAATACATAAGAGTGGTGGCCCTCCTCCAAAGATAAGATAATCCTCTAGGGGATTATCTGTTCCTATGATCAATTTCAAACATTTTCAGTAATTATCTGCCATACCTGCTTGCCATCTAGTTTACTTGTTTTGGGGATATAAGCACATGAATTTTATGTTTTGAAGATCAGAGTTCATTTAGTGTTTTCTCATTATTATTTGTAATATTTgtttttatagtagaaattagttctctctctctctctctctcagatacACCAAGAGAGGCAAAATTGATGTGATGAGGACATGAGAAACTTTGTTTTGCCTAATTTGTGCTTCCAGACAGTAATTGACATGGTTCATCGAGTTTATTTTTATCTAGAGCATGATATTGGTTCTTTTATTAGTATTCACTTTTGTAGCCCTCTTATACATACGTAGGATTACATTAGACTTGATGGATAAGTACCGCATACAATATTTGACATGGGCTGCAGTTttgtttataataaaatatctgccatttttcctttcttttttctaggACTTCTGCCTTTGTGTATAATCATCATTTTTTCCCAATTTCAGAGTGCAGAGAATAATGCGAGGCCAATCCAACCAATCAATCAACGTGAGATCCAGTTTTATACTCCAAGGATTCATGAAAGTGATCAACGTTTTCCTCATTAATCAAATGATCTAGTGCCCCATTTTTGTTGTTTATTATCTTGTATATCTTTTAACCATGCCAATAAATAAACAATTACTTGTCCGATAGAAGATAATGATAATTTGCTATTTACTAATTTATCCGATGGGAAGAGGTAATTAGTTTGAAGAATGGATGCTCTTTGCAGTTCATATGAATTACTAAATAAACAAACAATATGATGTCTTCTGTCAATACAAAAGTTATCCTCCAAGGAGTAAAACGTGACACCTCTGCCCCTTCTTCGAATGGAACAATTCAGGActtatttttttatggataaatataataaaaaaattgattaacttttttattgaccactcatttCTATTCTCAtacttttcaagatggataagttacttCTTCATTGATAGCatttatcattaaataaaaaaaaatcttatttatcTCGAAAGTAGCTAAATCATTTtttatcaatcaaaaaaataatcttgttaattcattcataatatatctttaatcttataataatataataatatattatattatagtataacatattatattatattataatatatcatattatattataatataatattatagtattatattatatataataatataatatattatattattatatataataagatatattatattagtataagatattaatataatgtaatattatagtatattataataatataataatatataaaaatataataatataatatattaatataatataatatatcatattatattattatatataataatatttatatagtaaaaggtattataaaaaatatgaataaatcttagcatcttattcagaaaattagtaatacaaaataatatggataataaatttatataaattatttttttatttaaatattatttaaaaaatataagttcattgataattttttattctcaaaaaagCGGGCCCTCGGTGATAATTAGCTCCTTGGCCCCTCATTTAACATCCTCACGCTGGAAGGGTGACTTACGGCAACCATTGTACCATGGATCCCTTTGCTGCATCTCCCCCTATGATCAATGACATGATGTCTTATACACATAGAAATAAGTAGCAATCCGCATGACATGGACGGTGCAGCGGACTGAGTCGGTGCACATGAGTGCGTGTGGGGTAAGAGGCATGTGGTCCTTGTTAGGGTCCACTTGCTGGAGAATCTACCATAAATGCATCTTGTATTAATCCTTCTAacgttttaacaaaaaaaaaaaatccttctaaTGTGGAACTAGTGACTTTGAAGGAGATGTTAAACTATAGAAGATTTAATAGCTGAGAATTTTCAACTAAAAGTGGGAAaaagaatatttaaaatatttacatatatacgATTATCAAACGAGAGAGTTTTTTGATTTTGCCTGTCTAATTTTGTGATCAGAATACTCTTAACTCCTCTCTTCATGAATATacattaaaaaatgatgaaaaatttagttATGTCATTATGGTGATTCcattaattgatagtcttttttttctcttatctaaGCAATTTCTCAAAattctattttttcaaaaaatctttatCAATTGCCGTACACGTTTACCaacttcttgaactctttttaaaattaagaaaaagatataaagtgtTCATCTAATCCATGTATTTTACCTCCCGTATCCTCTAATCCTTAaaacttttttttaataatttttttttaagcatgCATTGCACATGTTTGATCTACTGCATCTTCGATCTTATATCGAGACTTAAAGAGTGTGATAGATGAACAAAATTGCTGTAGAGTTTTCTATCAAAACAAAATGAATCCTTGCTTTATCATTTTAGAATGTATGTCTAAATGCGAAATTCTTATTGCACCGCGTAGAACGAGCTGCATTGCATGCAGTGATTGCCACACACACAGAGGGCCCATCCCTTGACCTGGACGATCCAATCACCGTGCGCCTACACCgcacgtggtgcacaaagaatagaGGTCTGTATGAAGAATCTAACAGTATTGGACTGcattctaaattaattagatttgaggCCTATTTGGAGAATCTAACAGTATTGGACTGCATTCTTGCTGGACTCCTAGACTGGGCTGCCCATTTATGTAGGCCTATATCAGCCTAACACTCTCCAACCCAAAtctcatgattatatattttttgaaaaaatctctCAATTTTAATATCATCTCTCTTCATCGTCACCAGTCCTCCATCCTCTCCTTCCCCTCCCTTCTTTCCATACCCAAATAGTTCTTTCATTTTATTCTTTTACTATTTTAGGCGGCAGTAAAATTGAGTCCTCCCAATCTTCTAGTAGAGTAAGCATCCTATCGTAGGTTCACAATAGCTGCTATGTTTACTATTCTTAATCATTATAATGGATGTAATGACATTTGCTAACTCTAGCCTTTGAGCAGATATTTTTGCAGAAATAGCGAAGAAGAATAACAAACATAATGGCTTCATTTAACTAAATATCTTTTCACATACTATAATACCGCTTATCATTATCATCAggacatcatcatcattattttcAAATGGAATGATATGGAACTTAATTAATTCCTAAGGAGTGATAGGGTCCCAAAGGTCCTTTCAAGGTCGAGATTTATCTCTTCAATGTGCCGTACCCACATTAAAATCAGTAAGATttagatatataataataaatatttattattagatATTTATAGTCATGAGATCAAGACTGACAAAATATAATCCGAACAACCAATTCGATATGTATTCGGTTCACCATAAACTAAATAGATttgaatcataaataatcaatccatttaatccgtttaatatttagattggatttgaatgtcaaacatctaatctatttaatttatttaatattcaatttaaattgattcaaataatctatttaatttatttaatctattaaatCTATTTAAGATCTGTTTAATATGTTTAAAACTTACTCAATCtatttctgatctatttaatccgtttaatccatttaatctgttaaaaaatttatttaacctatttaatttaatttgatcagtTTAATAAATGGAATAAATAAATCGGATCAAttggattatctatttaataaataaatcagattcatgtctgaatttttaatctatttaataaatagattgaatttaaattaataattttttaatctgatctgatcCAATTATCATCCTTATATGAGATTTATGTGGTACGAATATAGGTATTCAAGCCCAAAGCCTTCTAACCTGACAACTCTTCTTAAAAAGATAAAAAGTCTATAAACTTGTTTGATGCAACGAAGTAGTTATATAAATAGATTGCCTTTGAGTTGATGATTTTTTAATCCAATCTGATCCAATTGTTATTCCCTTATGCGATTTAGATGGGACGAACATGAGCATTCAAATCCAAAACCTCCTGACCTGACAACTCTTTTTAAGGAGGTAGAAGGTCTGTAAATTTGTTTGATGCAACTAAGAAGccgtataaataaataaataaataaattatatatatatatatatatatatatatatatatatatatatatatattatggagagagagagagagatattgaTGGTGAGTTATATCTTTCGCGTGAAAGAATGATTGAATTTTTTCGTAGCATCAATCATTCGATCACATCTGACACGGGTTTTAAAGTATACCGGTCTTTTTCTATATAACTATACGGATCTCAAAACGGATATTATATACGGATTCCACCTTTCTCAAGGT from Elaeis guineensis isolate ETL-2024a chromosome 4, EG11, whole genome shotgun sequence includes these protein-coding regions:
- the LOC140856939 gene encoding alpha carbonic anhydrase 7-like, with protein sequence MLEWVEGGGWIRINGTEYQLKQCHWHSPSEHTIDGKRFDLEIHMVHESSDEKIAVVGIIYKTGRPDTFLSELMEHIKEVADTEEKETNVGIVDPRHVKIGSRKYYRYMGSLTTPPCTQGVVWTITKKVRTVSREQVRLLREAVHDSAENNARPIQPINQREIQFYTPRIHESDQRFPH